Proteins co-encoded in one Flavobacterium sp. M31R6 genomic window:
- a CDS encoding GNAT family N-acetyltransferase encodes MKIKKASINDNEILTEITKKSKAYWGYSEEQILKWNNNLTISAAYIETNCVFTLVNDNKIIGYYSYIIKEEKNVILDNLFILPEYIGKGFGKYLMTDFLDRMKNEGFEKITLDSEPNAENFYLKIGFKKIGEFETSIKNRFMPIMEMSL; translated from the coding sequence ATGAAAATCAAGAAAGCAAGTATAAATGACAATGAAATTTTGACAGAAATAACAAAAAAGTCAAAAGCATATTGGGGATATTCTGAAGAGCAAATTTTAAAGTGGAATAACAACCTGACCATTTCCGCAGCCTATATTGAAACCAATTGTGTCTTCACATTGGTAAATGACAATAAAATAATTGGTTATTATTCTTATATCATAAAAGAGGAAAAGAATGTAATACTTGACAACTTATTTATTTTACCAGAATATATTGGAAAAGGATTTGGGAAATACTTGATGACCGATTTTTTAGATCGAATGAAAAATGAGGGATTTGAAAAGATAACTCTAGATTCTGAACCAAATGCAGAAAATTTTTATCTAAAAATTGGATTCAAAAAAATTGGCGAATTCGAAACTTCAATAAAAAACAGGTTTATGCCAATTATGGAAATGAGTCTTTAA
- a CDS encoding bifunctional 2-polyprenyl-6-hydroxyphenol methylase/3-demethylubiquinol 3-O-methyltransferase UbiG, producing MFKESKLAKMDLDNQKEYWNEVAQIKTFTHPIDLELINHFLTKQSKIVDFGCGYGRIVKELTNFGFENVSGFDTSKELIARGISENNLSLHHIENPTDLKLKDNSVDCIILFAVLTCIPSNAGQSSLINLLLSKLRKGGIIYISDYYIQEKSVEVERYEYLNGDENNYGVFKLPEGATFRHHTKEWIKILTKDFETLIEKPLIVKTMNGNIANGFQLIGRK from the coding sequence ATGTTTAAAGAATCAAAATTAGCCAAAATGGATTTAGACAACCAAAAAGAATATTGGAACGAAGTCGCACAAATTAAAACTTTCACCCATCCGATAGACCTAGAATTAATAAATCATTTTTTAACCAAACAAAGCAAAATTGTTGACTTTGGGTGTGGATATGGAAGAATTGTAAAAGAATTGACGAATTTCGGTTTTGAAAATGTTTCAGGGTTTGACACTTCCAAAGAATTAATTGCCAGAGGAATATCCGAAAATAATCTTTCTCTTCACCATATTGAAAATCCGACTGATCTGAAACTTAAAGATAATTCTGTTGACTGCATCATTCTTTTTGCTGTTTTAACTTGCATACCTTCCAATGCAGGACAAAGTAGTTTGATAAATTTACTATTGTCTAAACTTAGAAAAGGTGGCATAATCTACATAAGCGATTACTATATACAAGAAAAATCAGTTGAAGTTGAACGCTATGAATATTTAAATGGAGACGAAAACAATTATGGTGTTTTCAAACTTCCTGAAGGAGCCACGTTTCGTCATCACACAAAAGAGTGGATTAAAATATTGACCAAAGATTTTGAAACTTTAATAGAAAAGCCTCTAATTGTAAAAACAATGAATGGTAATATTGCTAATGGATTTCAATTAATAGGTAGAAAATAA
- a CDS encoding VF530 family DNA-binding protein, whose translation MEKQQSKDPLHGVTLQKIVETLVEYYGFDTLGELIKIKSFNENPSVKSSLTFLRKTDWARKQVEELYLKTIPKIQSK comes from the coding sequence ATGGAAAAACAACAGTCAAAAGATCCGCTTCACGGAGTCACACTTCAAAAAATAGTGGAAACACTAGTGGAATATTATGGATTTGATACCTTGGGAGAATTGATTAAAATAAAATCGTTCAATGAAAATCCGAGTGTGAAATCAAGCCTCACCTTTTTGCGAAAAACAGATTGGGCCAGAAAACAAGTCGAGGAACTGTATCTAAAAACCATTCCGAAAATACAATCCAAATAA
- the smpB gene encoding SsrA-binding protein SmpB — protein sequence MQKTVNILNKRARFDYEILETYTAGIVLAGTEIKSIRLGKANITESFCEFSGNELFAINTYIEEYTFGNQFNHKARSERKLLLNKRELKGLARSVQAKGLTIVPLKLFTNEKGLAKLQIGLCRGKKTYDKRESLKEQDTKRDLDRIKKAY from the coding sequence ATGCAAAAAACTGTCAACATACTCAATAAAAGAGCCCGTTTCGATTATGAAATCCTTGAGACCTATACCGCTGGTATTGTTTTGGCCGGAACCGAGATTAAATCCATTCGATTAGGAAAAGCAAATATTACCGAAAGTTTCTGTGAATTTAGTGGTAATGAACTTTTTGCCATCAATACTTATATAGAAGAATATACTTTTGGGAATCAATTTAACCATAAAGCTCGCAGTGAGCGAAAACTGCTTTTGAACAAAAGAGAATTAAAAGGGCTGGCTCGTAGTGTCCAAGCCAAAGGTCTTACAATTGTTCCATTGAAACTGTTTACTAACGAAAAAGGCTTAGCCAAACTACAAATCGGACTTTGCAGAGGTAAAAAAACATACGACAAAAGAGAATCACTTAAGGAACAAGACACTAAAAGAGACTTAGACAGAATAAAAAAAGCATATTAG
- a CDS encoding protein-L-isoaspartate(D-aspartate) O-methyltransferase yields MKDTAKHQGLRNQLVTVLQKKGIIDKNVLEAIKKIPRHLFLNSSFEDYAYQDKAFPIAAGQTISQPYTVAFQTQLLEIKKGHKVLEIGTGSGYQTAVLCLVGAQVFSIERQNELFKQTSALLPKLGIRPKHLSFGDGYKGLPNHAPFDSIIVTAGAPIIPQPLMAQLKIGGRLVIPLGEDIQIMTLLIRINETQFEKHEFGEFRFVPLLEDKN; encoded by the coding sequence TTGAAAGATACAGCCAAGCATCAAGGACTTCGAAATCAATTAGTAACCGTTTTGCAGAAAAAGGGTATTATTGATAAGAATGTCTTGGAAGCTATTAAAAAAATCCCGCGTCATTTATTTTTAAATTCAAGTTTTGAAGATTATGCCTATCAGGATAAGGCTTTTCCTATTGCTGCAGGTCAGACTATTTCCCAACCTTATACAGTTGCTTTTCAAACTCAGTTATTAGAAATAAAAAAAGGACATAAAGTTTTGGAAATTGGTACAGGTTCCGGTTATCAAACGGCCGTTTTGTGTTTGGTGGGTGCTCAGGTATTTAGCATAGAAAGACAAAATGAATTGTTCAAACAAACATCAGCTTTATTGCCTAAACTAGGAATACGTCCCAAACATCTTTCTTTTGGAGATGGTTATAAAGGGCTACCTAATCATGCTCCTTTTGACAGTATCATTGTTACTGCGGGTGCACCTATTATCCCACAACCGCTAATGGCTCAACTCAAAATAGGAGGAAGGCTTGTTATTCCGTTGGGAGAGGATATTCAAATTATGACACTGTTAATTCGAATCAATGAAACGCAATTTGAAAAACACGAATTTGGAGAGTTTCGTTTTGTTCCTTTGTTAGAAGATAAAAATTAA
- a CDS encoding Gfo/Idh/MocA family protein: MLKIGVLGAGHLGKIHLRLLQQSEKYELVGFYDPNQENAEKISKEFGYKNFSTIATLIHAVDVIDIVTPTLSHYKCAKVAIKSGKHVFIEKPISNTVEEAEEIIALAKEYNVKGQVGHVERFNPAFIATKNMIENPMFIETHRLAEFNPRGTDVPVVLDLMIHDIDAILSVVQSKVKNINASGVSVISDTPDIANARIEFENGCVANLTASRISMKNMRKSRFFQKDAYISVDFLEKRCEVVKMKDAPEVPGDFDMILQNAEGVKKQIYFSNPDVEQNNAILDELESFADAINNDTTTVVTLEQATEALRVAYQIIDCFKK; encoded by the coding sequence ATGCTGAAAATTGGAGTATTGGGTGCTGGGCATCTAGGTAAAATACATTTGCGTTTATTACAACAATCTGAGAAGTATGAATTAGTCGGTTTTTATGACCCCAATCAAGAAAACGCTGAAAAAATAAGCAAAGAATTTGGATATAAAAATTTCAGTACTATAGCAACATTAATTCACGCAGTTGATGTTATTGATATTGTCACCCCTACACTTTCCCATTATAAATGTGCCAAGGTAGCCATCAAATCGGGTAAACACGTTTTTATAGAAAAACCCATTTCCAATACGGTTGAAGAAGCCGAAGAAATCATTGCCCTTGCCAAAGAATATAATGTAAAAGGACAAGTTGGGCATGTTGAGAGGTTCAATCCAGCATTTATTGCAACCAAGAATATGATTGAAAACCCAATGTTTATCGAAACACACCGATTGGCTGAATTCAATCCTCGTGGAACTGATGTTCCTGTCGTTTTGGATTTAATGATACACGATATTGACGCCATCTTGAGTGTAGTTCAATCAAAAGTAAAAAACATAAATGCCAGTGGAGTTTCTGTAATAAGTGACACTCCGGATATTGCCAATGCCAGAATTGAATTCGAAAATGGCTGTGTAGCCAATTTAACTGCGAGCCGAATTTCAATGAAAAACATGCGTAAATCTCGCTTTTTTCAAAAAGACGCCTATATCTCAGTTGATTTTCTGGAAAAAAGATGTGAAGTGGTAAAAATGAAAGATGCTCCAGAAGTTCCTGGTGATTTTGATATGATTTTACAAAATGCCGAGGGAGTAAAAAAACAAATTTATTTCTCAAATCCTGATGTAGAACAAAACAACGCGATACTTGACGAATTGGAATCATTTGCTGATGCTATCAATAACGATACTACAACAGTAGTTACTTTGGAACAAGCTACAGAAGCTTTGAGAGTTGCCTATCAAATTATAGATTGTTTTAAAAAATAG
- a CDS encoding 3-hydroxyacyl-CoA dehydrogenase family protein produces MKIIAVIGAGTMGNGIAHTFAQSGFTVKLIDVSEKSLDKGMATIAANLDRMVSKGTITEDDKAKTITNIITYTDIKDGVVGVDLVVEAATENVELKLNIFKQLNEACSHNTILATNTSSISITQIGAVVAHPERVIGMHFMNPVPIMKLVEIIRGYNTSDEVTNIIMKLSEKLGKVPVEVNDYPGFVANRILMPMINEAIETLYNKVAGVYEIDTVMKLGMGHPMGPLQLADFIGLDVCLAILNVMYDGFKNPKYAPCPLLVNMVRAGKLGVKSGEGFYDYSESKKAEKISRQFV; encoded by the coding sequence ATGAAAATTATAGCTGTAATCGGAGCAGGAACCATGGGTAACGGAATAGCTCATACTTTTGCACAAAGCGGTTTCACCGTAAAATTAATTGATGTTTCCGAAAAATCATTGGATAAAGGAATGGCAACAATAGCGGCCAACCTAGATAGAATGGTTTCAAAAGGAACTATAACCGAAGATGATAAAGCCAAAACAATTACCAATATTATTACATATACAGACATTAAAGACGGTGTTGTTGGAGTTGATTTGGTAGTAGAAGCTGCTACCGAAAACGTAGAATTAAAACTGAACATTTTCAAGCAATTAAACGAAGCGTGTTCACACAACACGATTTTGGCAACCAATACTTCTTCAATTTCCATTACGCAAATTGGAGCCGTTGTGGCACACCCTGAACGTGTAATAGGAATGCACTTTATGAATCCGGTGCCAATTATGAAATTGGTAGAAATCATTCGTGGTTACAACACAAGTGACGAGGTGACGAACATCATCATGAAGCTATCCGAAAAACTTGGCAAAGTTCCCGTAGAAGTGAACGATTATCCGGGCTTTGTTGCCAATAGAATTTTGATGCCAATGATTAATGAGGCAATCGAAACTTTATACAACAAAGTTGCAGGTGTTTATGAAATTGACACCGTTATGAAACTGGGAATGGGACATCCGATGGGACCTTTACAACTAGCCGATTTCATTGGTCTTGATGTATGTCTTGCCATCTTAAATGTAATGTACGACGGTTTCAAAAATCCAAAATATGCTCCTTGTCCGTTATTGGTAAATATGGTGAGAGCAGGAAAATTAGGAGTGAAATCAGGTGAAGGTTTTTATGACTATAGCGAAAGTAAAAAAGCTGAAAAGATTTCGAGACAGTTTGTTTAA
- a CDS encoding HIT family protein: MEECRFCQIIKGDRINEEIIYEDNDFIILTDKYRKTAVGSICLLIPKKHLKNILELTDEHSARLVPILNLVSKAMQSAFKNKGLRIWTAVNKEAGQSVFHCHIHIVPCDSLKDRIIASFPGVYDLKRRFLKFGNNELRVNENFQLAEKLRTEIKLT, encoded by the coding sequence ATGGAAGAATGTCGTTTTTGCCAGATAATTAAAGGTGACCGAATAAATGAGGAAATCATTTATGAGGATAACGACTTTATCATTCTGACTGATAAATATAGAAAAACAGCAGTTGGGTCAATTTGTTTATTAATACCTAAAAAGCATTTAAAAAACATATTAGAACTTACTGATGAGCATTCTGCAAGATTAGTTCCTATATTAAATCTGGTAAGTAAAGCGATGCAAAGTGCTTTTAAAAATAAAGGTCTCAGAATTTGGACTGCTGTAAATAAAGAAGCAGGACAATCAGTCTTTCATTGTCATATTCATATTGTACCTTGTGATTCATTAAAAGACAGAATAATAGCTAGCTTTCCTGGTGTTTATGATTTAAAAAGACGATTTTTAAAATTTGGAAATAATGAATTAAGGGTAAATGAAAATTTTCAACTTGCTGAAAAATTAAGAACTGAAATTAAACTAACATAG
- a CDS encoding YggS family pyridoxal phosphate-dependent enzyme translates to MSIQSNLQNIKSTLPELVTLVAVSKTKPVSDLMEAYNAGQRVFGENKIQEMVDKWEQMPKDIEWHMIGHVQTNKVKFMAPFVSLIHGVDSLKLLEEIDKQALKNNRIIDCLLQIYIAEEESKFGLDEEELTTLLASPTFKEMKNIRIVGLMGMATFTDNQNQIKKEFTHLKSIFDQSTIHNSQFTILSMGMSGDYQLAISCGSTMVRIGSSIFGGR, encoded by the coding sequence ATGAGCATTCAATCTAATTTGCAAAATATAAAATCGACTCTTCCGGAGCTTGTTACTTTAGTAGCTGTCTCCAAAACCAAACCCGTTTCTGATTTGATGGAAGCCTATAATGCTGGTCAACGCGTTTTTGGCGAAAACAAAATTCAGGAAATGGTCGATAAATGGGAACAGATGCCCAAAGATATCGAATGGCATATGATTGGACATGTACAGACTAATAAGGTCAAATTTATGGCTCCTTTCGTGAGCTTGATTCATGGAGTGGACAGTTTAAAATTATTGGAAGAAATTGACAAACAGGCTCTAAAAAACAATCGCATTATTGATTGTTTGCTCCAAATATACATCGCCGAAGAAGAATCAAAATTCGGACTAGACGAAGAAGAACTAACAACGCTCCTAGCCTCACCAACTTTTAAAGAGATGAAAAACATCCGAATTGTTGGTTTAATGGGAATGGCAACTTTTACAGATAATCAAAACCAAATCAAAAAAGAATTTACGCATTTGAAATCTATTTTTGATCAATCCACAATCCACAATTCACAATTCACAATTCTTTCAATGGGAATGTCCGGTGATTACCAATTGGCCATTTCATGTGGAAGCACAATGGTTCGGATTGGAAGTAGTATCTTTGGAGGACGATAA
- a CDS encoding four helix bundle protein, giving the protein MNINKPKFPKIFNFEDRLVRFAGECIIFSRKLEKTFEHDYYKNQLIRSSGSSSLNYGEAQGTITDKDFIFKISLSIKELKESRNSLKILDYIKAGIEDERNDLLTEVEELIAISSKMMNNKRM; this is encoded by the coding sequence ATGAATATCAATAAACCAAAATTTCCTAAAATATTCAATTTTGAAGACCGATTAGTAAGATTTGCTGGAGAGTGCATTATTTTTAGTCGTAAATTAGAAAAAACATTTGAACATGATTACTATAAAAATCAACTCATTAGATCATCAGGCAGTTCTTCCTTAAATTATGGTGAAGCTCAAGGTACGATTACTGACAAAGATTTTATTTTTAAAATTTCATTAAGTATAAAAGAACTTAAAGAATCTAGAAATTCATTAAAAATTCTTGATTATATAAAGGCTGGAATTGAAGATGAAAGAAATGATTTATTAACTGAAGTTGAAGAATTAATAGCTATTTCTTCAAAAATGATGAATAATAAGAGAATGTAA
- a CDS encoding exonuclease domain-containing protein: MYAILDIETTGGQFNEEGITEIAIYKFDGHEIVDQFISLINPEIPIQPFVVKLTGINNEMLRSAPKFFEVAKRIIEMTNDCVLVAHNASFDYRILRTEFRRLGYDFNIKTLCTVELSQRLLPEQPSHSLGKLVRALGIPMADRHRASGDAMATVKLFKMLLDKDLEKTITKELIKFEVIKGVSPKLLDIIESLPSKTGIYYIHREDGSIIFIGQSKNIKKRVNQHFTGITKSSKKIQAEVFTVTFEETGSELIALLKESEEIKKNSPIYNRMARKNTFSWAIYAEKDPNGYLNLKLQKADGRKKEITAFANQQEGKNALNRITESYQLCPKLTGLSNSKTPCTQHENNQCDGACIGQITSEEYNSRVQVFIDKNLFDNKNMIIIDRGRKTGEHSAILIEKGICKGYAFYDLNYQIINPEILKNILVPIPNNRNTRTYIQGYLRKHRVMKIINF; the protein is encoded by the coding sequence ATGTACGCAATACTCGACATAGAAACCACAGGAGGACAATTCAACGAAGAAGGGATAACGGAGATTGCTATCTATAAATTTGATGGACATGAAATCGTAGACCAGTTCATCAGTTTAATCAATCCAGAAATTCCCATTCAGCCGTTTGTGGTCAAACTCACCGGTATAAACAACGAAATGCTTCGTAGTGCTCCAAAGTTTTTTGAAGTGGCCAAACGCATTATTGAAATGACAAACGACTGCGTACTTGTTGCACACAATGCCTCTTTTGACTATCGAATTCTACGTACCGAATTTCGTCGTCTCGGGTATGATTTCAACATTAAAACCCTTTGTACCGTAGAATTATCCCAACGTCTATTACCGGAACAGCCCTCACATAGCTTAGGCAAACTGGTACGTGCACTAGGAATTCCTATGGCCGACAGACACAGGGCTAGCGGTGATGCCATGGCGACAGTTAAACTTTTCAAGATGCTTTTGGACAAAGATTTGGAAAAAACAATCACAAAAGAGTTGATCAAATTTGAAGTTATCAAAGGAGTATCTCCAAAATTACTGGATATTATCGAAAGCCTACCTTCCAAAACCGGAATTTACTACATTCATCGCGAAGATGGCAGTATTATATTTATTGGACAAAGCAAAAACATCAAAAAAAGAGTCAATCAGCATTTTACAGGTATAACCAAAAGTTCCAAGAAAATCCAAGCAGAAGTATTCACAGTTACTTTTGAGGAAACTGGAAGTGAATTGATTGCATTATTAAAAGAATCCGAGGAAATAAAGAAAAATAGTCCCATATATAACCGAATGGCTCGCAAGAATACTTTCTCATGGGCTATTTATGCTGAAAAAGATCCAAATGGATATTTGAATTTAAAACTTCAAAAAGCCGACGGCCGTAAAAAAGAAATAACGGCATTTGCCAACCAACAGGAAGGAAAAAACGCTCTCAATCGCATTACAGAAAGCTATCAACTGTGCCCAAAACTTACCGGTCTTTCCAATTCAAAAACTCCTTGCACCCAACATGAAAACAATCAATGTGATGGCGCTTGTATCGGACAAATAACATCTGAAGAATACAATTCAAGAGTTCAGGTTTTTATCGACAAAAACCTTTTCGACAACAAAAACATGATTATCATTGACAGAGGAAGAAAAACAGGTGAACACAGTGCAATATTAATAGAAAAAGGAATTTGCAAAGGATACGCATTTTATGATTTAAATTATCAAATCATAAACCCCGAAATCCTAAAAAACATCCTGGTCCCAATACCAAATAACAGAAACACCCGAACTTACATTCAAGGTTATTTAAGAAAACATAGAGTAATGAAAATTATTAATTTTTAA
- a CDS encoding ion transporter: protein MEKVKSKYGVFRQKTQIIIYGTNTRAGRLFDLILLGVILLSVFLVMMETVEGFDAKYHNQLVLFEWVITIFFTLEYILRIISINKPIRYIFSFYGLIDLIATLPMYLSLFFPGTRILSVIRALRLLRLFKILNHPKFTSQSLHMKEALNASRGKIIVFIYFVLISTIIIGSIMYIVESKESGFTSIPMSIYWTIVTLTTVGYGDISPQTPLGQFLAALVMILGYGIIAVPTGIVTAEFAKRNTNQETDLDTIKTACSSCGTFTLNKEAKFCYSCGNKLNNNN from the coding sequence TTGGAAAAAGTAAAGTCAAAATATGGTGTTTTCAGACAAAAAACTCAAATTATAATCTACGGAACAAACACAAGAGCTGGTAGATTATTTGATTTGATTCTTTTAGGAGTTATTCTATTGAGTGTCTTTTTAGTAATGATGGAAACAGTAGAAGGTTTTGATGCAAAATACCACAATCAACTTGTTTTATTTGAATGGGTCATTACCATTTTTTTCACTCTTGAATACATCTTACGAATAATTTCAATTAACAAACCTATAAGATACATATTCAGTTTTTACGGCCTAATAGATTTAATTGCGACATTACCAATGTATTTATCTCTATTTTTCCCTGGAACAAGAATATTGTCAGTAATTCGGGCATTGCGATTATTACGGTTATTCAAAATCCTCAATCACCCCAAATTTACAAGCCAATCCTTACACATGAAAGAGGCTCTCAATGCCAGTAGAGGAAAAATTATAGTCTTTATTTATTTTGTACTTATCAGCACCATTATAATTGGATCAATCATGTACATTGTAGAAAGCAAAGAAAGTGGTTTTACAAGTATTCCCATGAGTATTTACTGGACTATTGTAACCTTAACAACCGTTGGCTATGGTGACATTTCCCCTCAAACTCCCCTAGGTCAATTTTTAGCCGCATTGGTTATGATACTAGGATATGGAATCATTGCCGTTCCTACCGGAATTGTAACTGCCGAATTTGCAAAAAGAAATACCAATCAAGAAACAGACTTAGACACGATTAAAACTGCTTGTTCATCATGTGGCACATTCACTCTAAATAAAGAAGCTAAATTTTGCTACAGTTGCGGAAACAAATTAAACAATAATAATTAG